ACGACACGCAGGCGCTGCTGCGCCGGTTGGCCGAGGTCGCGCAATCGCGACAGCCACTGGCCGCATGACATCCGCGACGCCGGGGCAGGTCAAAAGCCCTGCCCCGGCTGCGCGCTCCGCCCCCCGAAGGGGTGATCCGACACCGGTGGCGAAACCCGCCGAAGGCTTGCAGAGGCAATATTGCCGTCCGCGATGATCTGTGCTATCGGTCCTTCCGCTACGTCTATTCTAATCGCACCTGTCTCCTATCTGGCTTCAGTCTGCTACTCGAACTGACCGGCCGGGCCGCTGCGCAGTGTGGGCGGTGCAACTGAAGGAGACATCACGATGGCCAATGGCACCGTGAAATGGTTCAACCACGACAAAGGCTACGGCTTTATCGCGCCGGAAAGCGGCGGCAAGGATATTTTCCTGCACATCTCGGCGGTCGAGCGTGCGGGCATCCGCAAACTCG
The Paracoccus alcaliphilus DNA segment above includes these coding regions:
- a CDS encoding cold-shock protein: MANGTVKWFNHDKGYGFIAPESGGKDIFLHISAVERAGIRKLDDGQAVSFDIETGRDGRESASNLQLL